From one Candidatus Omnitrophota bacterium genomic stretch:
- a CDS encoding DUF47 family protein, giving the protein MLFNFMPKEFNFFDLFDKQVDFAVDAASYLKEVVSNGSADGEVLRKIQDIEHYADDAAHSVIDRLNKTFITPFDREDIHALTKEIDDIVDMINTIISRKKVYKLEGVDKDLVKFATVIEESVRAVSRAVKGMRAMKHSKTVFDACVEINRLENVGDEMRDEVLGRLFETSKDPIAVIKWKEIYQDAETVLDICEDVAHVVESILVKQA; this is encoded by the coding sequence ATGTTATTCAATTTTATGCCAAAAGAGTTCAACTTCTTCGACCTCTTCGACAAGCAGGTCGACTTTGCCGTTGACGCGGCGAGCTACCTCAAGGAAGTGGTGTCAAACGGGTCTGCGGACGGGGAGGTGCTCCGCAAGATACAGGATATCGAGCATTACGCAGACGACGCCGCGCACAGTGTCATAGACCGCCTGAACAAGACGTTCATCACGCCGTTCGACAGGGAAGATATACACGCCCTCACCAAAGAGATCGACGATATCGTGGATATGATAAACACCATAATAAGCCGGAAGAAGGTGTATAAGCTCGAGGGGGTCGATAAGGACCTCGTGAAATTCGCTACGGTGATCGAGGAGTCGGTCCGGGCCGTATCCAGGGCGGTAAAGGGTATGCGCGCCATGAAGCACTCGAAGACGGTCTTCGATGCCTGCGTCGAGATCAACCGTCTCGAAAATGTCGGCGACGAGATGCGCGACGAGGTGCTCGGCAGGCTCTTCGAGACATCGAAGGACCCCATAGCCGTAATAAAGTGGAAAGAGATATACCAGGACGCCGAGACGGTCCTCGATATCTGCGAGGATGTCGCGCATGTGGTGGAATCGATCCTCGTGAAGCAGGCCTGA
- a CDS encoding DedA family protein, which yields MDLIKTIMEFVFHIDKHLNVMIQNFGSWSYLLLFMIVFAETGLVVTPFLPGDSLLFASGALASNGSFDFWRLFIVLTAAAVIGDSVNYAIGKAIGHRVFEEGHSRIFKKEYLDRTHRFYEKYGGKTIILARFVPIVRTFAPFVAGVGRMNYGYFFLYNVTGALLWVSVFVGGGFYFGNVPIVKEHFSIVIFAIVVISILPAAVEVWRHRRTK from the coding sequence GTGGACCTGATAAAGACGATCATGGAATTCGTCTTCCACATAGATAAACACCTTAATGTAATGATCCAGAATTTCGGGAGCTGGTCCTACCTCCTGCTCTTCATGATCGTCTTCGCGGAGACGGGCCTCGTAGTGACCCCGTTCCTCCCGGGCGACTCTCTCCTCTTCGCATCCGGTGCGCTCGCCTCGAACGGTTCGTTCGACTTCTGGCGGCTTTTCATCGTGCTCACCGCCGCCGCGGTCATAGGCGACAGCGTCAATTACGCCATAGGCAAGGCCATAGGCCACAGGGTATTCGAGGAGGGGCACTCCCGCATTTTCAAGAAAGAGTACCTCGACCGCACTCACAGGTTTTACGAGAAGTACGGCGGCAAGACTATAATACTGGCGCGGTTCGTCCCCATCGTGCGGACGTTCGCGCCCTTCGTGGCCGGCGTAGGCAGGATGAATTACGGCTACTTCTTCCTCTATAACGTGACCGGCGCGCTATTGTGGGTCTCCGTCTTCGTGGGGGGCGGGTTCTATTTCGGCAACGTCCCCATCGTCAAAGAGCATTTTTCGATCGTCATATTCGCCATCGTGGTCATCTCCATCCTGCCGGCGGCCGTCGAGGTATGGCGGCACCGCCGGACAAAATAG
- a CDS encoding AMMECR1 domain-containing protein, which produces MTLGRKILAAVTILSYFSTFAPSTGPSAASASSVKDLTYKEKKFLAGYVYFVLGRCLDGEAVPKIPVPETGAPDPDYDIVFVSVYYGNTLIGCQGNSYRPKDINRVLADIRKATINVTGDRRFKKDLTKDGLKDVSVVISFLYNGRRMAQNDLAYLKRYAEPGIHGLSVSKGGKHTYFIPSVMITANIGLETAMKQLSKKAGLPEDGYLGKDIEIYLYDSVVFRSDARRRTTDLYRFNVPVDAHDITRSAILERISLGYGWFLNNVDPGSGMTQYAYSPARDLYSEKNNHPRQMAALWAITELRRFLRDGSSDELIEREIDYYLGRLRDEGGYSFFVIDGRASIAYNAFMILALLNTDRPDKGGVLKRLGDGILAMQDPDGSYDTDFIKKGNDGIDYAPGEAMLGLMHLYAATGDEAYLGSVKKAFPYYRDHWRANKNAAFIPWHTQTYYLLYRHTKDRSLADFIFEMNDWSIDNYQVFESGHPDEIGGFTKGTPRGCSTSVYLEGINDAYRLARETGDTARAAKYSESIRLGTRFILQTQFTKENSFYLKNASRAAGGFRQSLERDPIRVDYVQHASRALVKAYESGLFGE; this is translated from the coding sequence ATGACACTCGGAAGAAAGATCTTAGCCGCTGTAACGATCTTATCATATTTCTCGACGTTCGCCCCTTCGACGGGACCATCCGCCGCGAGCGCCTCTTCCGTAAAAGACCTCACATATAAAGAGAAGAAATTCCTGGCCGGGTACGTATACTTCGTCCTGGGCCGCTGCCTGGACGGGGAGGCCGTGCCGAAGATACCGGTGCCGGAGACGGGTGCGCCAGATCCGGATTACGACATCGTCTTCGTCTCGGTCTACTACGGTAACACCCTCATAGGATGCCAGGGGAATAGCTACAGGCCGAAGGATATCAACAGGGTCCTGGCCGATATCAGGAAAGCGACCATCAACGTGACCGGGGACAGGCGGTTCAAAAAGGACCTTACCAAGGACGGCCTCAAAGATGTCTCGGTCGTGATAAGCTTCCTCTATAACGGCAGGAGGATGGCGCAGAACGACCTCGCTTATCTGAAAAGATACGCGGAGCCGGGCATACACGGCCTGTCGGTCTCTAAAGGCGGCAAGCATACGTATTTCATACCGTCGGTGATGATCACGGCCAATATCGGGCTCGAAACGGCGATGAAGCAGCTTTCCAAAAAGGCCGGCCTGCCGGAAGACGGCTACCTCGGCAAAGATATTGAGATATACCTATACGATTCCGTCGTCTTCAGGAGCGATGCCCGGCGCCGCACCACCGACCTTTACCGTTTCAATGTCCCGGTAGACGCGCATGATATAACGAGATCCGCGATCCTGGAGAGGATATCCCTCGGCTACGGGTGGTTCCTCAATAACGTCGATCCGGGGTCCGGCATGACGCAATATGCATACTCTCCGGCCAGGGACCTCTATTCGGAAAAGAATAACCACCCCCGCCAGATGGCGGCGCTCTGGGCCATCACGGAATTGCGCCGTTTCCTGCGGGACGGCTCATCGGACGAGCTGATAGAGCGCGAGATCGACTACTACCTCGGCCGTCTGCGCGATGAAGGCGGCTACTCATTCTTCGTCATCGACGGGAGGGCCTCCATCGCCTACAATGCCTTCATGATACTTGCCCTCCTCAATACCGACCGTCCGGATAAGGGCGGGGTCCTGAAACGTCTCGGGGACGGCATCCTGGCGATGCAGGACCCGGACGGCTCATACGACACGGACTTCATCAAAAAGGGTAACGACGGGATCGACTATGCCCCGGGAGAGGCGATGCTCGGCCTGATGCACCTTTACGCGGCAACGGGGGACGAGGCATATCTCGGATCCGTGAAGAAGGCCTTCCCCTATTACAGGGACCATTGGAGGGCAAATAAGAACGCCGCATTCATACCGTGGCACACGCAGACATATTACCTCTTATACCGGCATACAAAGGACCGGTCTCTTGCCGATTTCATATTCGAGATGAACGATTGGAGCATAGATAACTACCAGGTATTCGAAAGCGGCCACCCTGACGAGATAGGCGGTTTTACGAAAGGCACGCCCAGGGGATGTTCGACCTCGGTCTACCTCGAAGGCATCAATGACGCGTACAGGTTAGCGCGCGAGACGGGCGACACGGCCCGCGCCGCGAAGTACTCCGAGTCGATAAGGCTGGGGACAAGGTTCATCCTGCAGACGCAGTTCACCAAAGAGAACTCTTTTTATCTGAAGAACGCTTCCAGGGCGGCCGGGGGGTTCAGGCAATCGCTTGAGAGGGACCCTATCCGTGTCGACTACGTACAGCACGCGTCGAGGGCGCTGGTGAAGGCCTATGAGAGCGGGTTGTTCGGGGAGTGA
- the tpx gene encoding thiol peroxidase, which translates to MERANVVTMKGKPVTLVGDEVRVGQKAGDFRVLDTGLSEKTLADFKGRIKLIAAVPSLDTPVCDTEIKRFNDEAAKLSKDLVVIFISMDLPFAQKRFCQEFEINKVKTLSDHRDGDFGSKYGVLIKELRLLARAVFIVDKDDTVRYVEYVKELGMPPDYDAALRALKGIVA; encoded by the coding sequence ATGGAACGGGCAAATGTAGTGACCATGAAAGGTAAACCGGTAACGCTTGTGGGTGATGAGGTCAGGGTGGGGCAGAAGGCGGGGGATTTCAGGGTGCTCGATACCGGCCTGTCGGAGAAGACGCTGGCGGATTTTAAAGGCAGGATAAAGCTCATCGCCGCCGTCCCTTCCCTGGATACGCCCGTATGCGATACGGAGATAAAGCGTTTCAACGACGAAGCGGCGAAACTCTCCAAAGACCTGGTCGTGATCTTCATCAGCATGGACCTCCCGTTCGCCCAGAAGAGGTTCTGCCAGGAGTTCGAGATAAATAAGGTGAAGACCCTCTCCGACCACAGGGACGGCGACTTCGGATCGAAATACGGCGTCCTGATAAAGGAGCTGCGGTTACTGGCAAGGGCCGTCTTCATCGTAGATAAGGACGACACGGTGCGATACGTCGAATACGTGAAAGAGCTCGGCATGCCTCCGGATTACGACGCGGCCCTCAGGGCATTGAAGGGCATAGTCGCCTGA
- a CDS encoding inorganic phosphate transporter has protein sequence MTFSILLLIVLALAFDFLNGFHDSANSIATVVSTRVLSPRLAVIWAAFFNFIAFLFFGLHVANTIGKGIIDITIIDKGIIFGTLVGACGWNLITWYLGLPTSSSHALIGGMIGAALVKAGPGSLVWSGIMKTVSFIIISPVLGLVLGLGFGFAVYWLFRKSAPLKVDHIFRKGQLLSAAFYSMGHGGNDAQKTMGVIASLLFSAGLLGKTFYIPFWIVLMCYTAIALGTMFGGWRIVKTMGQKVAKLKPVDGFCAESGAAITLFISSAFGIPVSTTHTITGAIMGIGSLKRLSAVKWGVAGRIVWAWVLTIPCSAVISALAYAAVRH, from the coding sequence ATGACATTCAGTATCCTCCTCCTGATAGTCCTCGCGCTGGCGTTCGATTTCCTGAACGGTTTTCACGATTCGGCCAATTCTATCGCCACGGTCGTCTCGACGCGGGTCCTGTCGCCGCGCCTTGCGGTCATCTGGGCGGCCTTCTTCAACTTCATCGCGTTCCTCTTCTTCGGCCTCCACGTCGCGAACACGATAGGCAAGGGCATAATAGACATAACGATAATCGATAAGGGGATCATCTTCGGGACGCTCGTCGGGGCATGCGGATGGAACCTCATCACGTGGTACCTGGGCCTTCCGACAAGCTCTTCCCACGCCCTGATCGGCGGCATGATAGGGGCCGCGCTCGTGAAGGCTGGGCCCGGGTCGCTCGTATGGAGCGGCATCATGAAGACGGTCAGTTTCATAATCATCTCGCCCGTACTGGGGCTCGTTCTGGGGCTCGGGTTCGGTTTTGCCGTATACTGGCTCTTCCGTAAGAGCGCGCCCCTGAAGGTGGACCATATATTCAGGAAAGGGCAGCTGCTCTCAGCCGCGTTCTACAGTATGGGCCACGGCGGGAACGACGCTCAGAAGACGATGGGGGTCATCGCAAGTTTATTATTCAGCGCGGGGCTTCTGGGCAAGACATTTTATATACCTTTCTGGATCGTATTGATGTGCTATACCGCCATCGCCCTCGGCACCATGTTCGGGGGATGGCGCATAGTCAAGACGATGGGCCAGAAGGTCGCGAAACTCAAACCGGTGGACGGTTTTTGCGCGGAGTCTGGGGCGGCCATAACGCTCTTCATATCGTCGGCCTTCGGCATACCGGTGAGCACGACACACACGATAACGGGCGCCATAATGGGCATCGGCTCGCTGAAACGGCTGAGCGCGGTAAAGTGGGGAGTCGCAGGCCGTATAGTATGGGCATGGGTATTGACGATACCGTGTTCGGCGGTGATATCGGCCCTGGCATATGCGGCCGTCCGGCATTGA
- a CDS encoding DUF2062 domain-containing protein — MDKRPLTARILRYFRWLYLKIFRINDTPQKIAAGFGIGVLLGVMPGTGPFAALFLAILLKVNRAAALLSSILTNTWLSIPVFFLAVKTGSAVTGIGYGDISDSWSLFLKDFTWGKLLQLSVYDIIAPVVIGYILVSLCMGIIAYFVVLAITERRRKA, encoded by the coding sequence ATGGATAAGAGACCTCTTACGGCAAGGATCCTGCGGTATTTCAGGTGGCTCTACCTGAAGATATTCAGGATCAACGACACCCCTCAGAAGATAGCCGCGGGTTTCGGGATCGGCGTGCTCCTCGGCGTCATGCCGGGCACGGGCCCCTTCGCCGCGCTCTTCCTCGCCATACTTTTAAAGGTGAACCGGGCCGCGGCGTTACTCAGCAGCATCCTGACAAATACGTGGCTTAGCATACCCGTATTCTTCCTGGCCGTTAAGACGGGTTCAGCCGTGACCGGCATCGGCTACGGTGATATAAGCGATTCGTGGTCTCTCTTTTTGAAAGATTTCACCTGGGGGAAGCTCCTGCAGCTATCGGTGTACGATATCATCGCCCCGGTGGTCATAGGGTATATCCTGGTCTCTCTATGCATGGGCATCATCGCGTACTTTGTGGTATTGGCGATAACTGAACGGAGAAGGAAGGCGTAA